Within Armatimonadota bacterium, the genomic segment CGACGTCGACGCCTGCCGGCGGGCGCTGGCCACCCTGCGCAGGGCGGTGCGACGCCTCCCGCGGCCGATGGAGCCACCGGGTCGCGCCGCCACCGTGCCGCGTTCTCGCCTATCCGCGATCCCGCGCTCCCGCGGTGACACGCGTCCGGGCGGTGTCCGCCCATGAACTCTCCCGCCATCCTCGCCCTTGTCTTCGCCCTGGGCACCATCCTGGGCAGTTTTCTCAACGTGGTGATCTACCGGCTGCCCCGCAAGCAGTCTCTGGTCCGCCCGGGCTCGCACTGCCCGCGCTGCGGGGCGCCGGTGCGGCCGGCCGACAACATCCCCCTGCTCAGCTTCGTCCTGTTGCGTGGCCGGTGCCGGGCCTGCCGGGCCCCCATCGGCTGGCGGTACCCCCTGGTGGAAGCTACGGCTGGCGTGTTGCTGGTCCTGATCTGGTCCACCTACGCGGCCGCGGGCGCCTGGCTGGCTCTGGTATCGGGAGCCGTCCTGGCCCTCAGCCTGGTGGCGGTGTTTTTCATCGACTTAGACCACCAGATCGTCCCCAACGCCATCACCTATCCCGGTCTGGCCGCGGGCCTGGCGCTGTCCGCCCTCCAGGGCAGGATTGTCCCCGCTGTGGTTGCCGCCGCCGGAGCCGGCGCTTTCTTTCTGCTCATTGCCCTGGTCAGCCGTGGAGGCATGGGAGGCGGAGACATCAAACTGGCCGCCATGATGGGGGCGTTTCTGGGCTGGCCGGCCATCGCCGTAGGGCTACTGGTGGGTTTTCTAGTGGGGGCGGCGGCCGGGCTGGTGCTGATGGCCGCCCGGAAGCGGTCGCGCAAAGACCCCATTCCCTTCGGGCCGGCGCT encodes:
- a CDS encoding prepilin peptidase; this translates as MNSPAILALVFALGTILGSFLNVVIYRLPRKQSLVRPGSHCPRCGAPVRPADNIPLLSFVLLRGRCRACRAPIGWRYPLVEATAGVLLVLIWSTYAAAGAWLALVSGAVLALSLVAVFFIDLDHQIVPNAITYPGLAAGLALSALQGRIVPAVVAAAGAGAFFLLIALVSRGGMGGGDIKLAAMMGAFLGWPAIAVGLLVGFLVGAAAGLVLMAARKRSRKDPIPFGPALAVGGVVALLAGDVLLRWWLSL